In Gossypium arboreum isolate Shixiya-1 chromosome 5, ASM2569848v2, whole genome shotgun sequence, a single genomic region encodes these proteins:
- the LOC108470565 gene encoding lysine histidine transporter-like 8 isoform X1, with product MLPALFFFLIIIFFLSSFTYCKTTGNKYKGDPECSIISSFQFQVHSETQGFHFLHFQVMDERPETELISIPATPRVSTPEIQTPSGQRSPRPAGQKSSTAWTPTSFISPRFLSPIGTPMKKVLINMKGYLEEVGHLTKLNPQDAWLPITESRNGNAHYAAFHNLNAGVGFQALVLPVAFAFLGWSWGILSLTIAYCWQLYTLWILVQLHEAVPGKRYNRYVELAQAAFGERLGVWLALFPTVYLSAGTATALILIGGETMKLFFQVVCGPLCSSNPLTTVEWYLVFTSLCIVLSQLPNLNSIAGLSLVGAITAITYSTMVWVLSVSQQRPPTISYEPLSLPSSSAALFSVMNALGIVAFAFRGHNLVLEIQATMPSTFKNPAHVPMWRGAKVAFFFIAMCLFPVAIGGFWAYGNLMPSGGILNALYAFHSHSIPRGLLALTFLLVVFNCLSSFQIYSMPAFDSFEAGYTSRTNRPCSIWVRSGFRVFYGFVSFFIGVALPFLSSLAGLLGGLTLPVTFAYPCFMWVLIKRPPKYSFNWYFNWILGWLGVAFSLAFSIGGIWSIVNNGLKLKFFKPN from the exons ATGCTAccagctctttttttttttttaattattatcttTTTTCTGTCCAGTTTCACGTACTGCAAAACCACTGGGAACAAATATAAAGGCGACCCAGAATGCTCCATTATTTCTTCTTTTCAGTTTCAGGTGCACAGTGAAACACAAGGCTTTCACTTTTTGCATTTTCAAGTGATGGATGAGCGGCCTGAGACAGAGTTGATATCCATTCCAGCAACGCCGCGAGTGTCAACACCGGAGATACAAACGCCGTCGGGGCAGAGGTCGCCGAGGCCAGCCGGGCAGAAGTCGTCGACAGCATGGACTCCAACGTCGTTTATATCTCCCAGGTTTTTGAGTCCGATAGGGACTCCAATGAAGAAGGTTTTGATCAATATGAAAGGTTACTTGGAAGAAGTGGGTCATCTCACTAAGCTTAACCCTCAAGATGCTTGGCTTCCCATCACTGAATCACGCAATGGGAACGCTCATTACGCCGCGTTCCATAACCTGAATGCTGGGGTTGGGTTCCAAGCTTTGGTCTTGCCTGTTGCTTTTGCTTTTCTAGGCTG GAGTTGGGGTATATTGTCGTTAACTATTGCCTACTGTTGGCAACTTTACACCTTATGGATTCTGGTTCAGTTGCATGAAGCTGTCCCAGGAAAGAGATACAATAGATATGTGGAGCTCGCACAAGCTGCTTTTG gAGAAAGATTAGGTGTTTGGCTTGCTCTCTTCCCTACAGTTTATTTATCAGCGGGAACTGCGACAGCTTTGATTCTCATAGGAGGGGAGACCATGAAACTGTTCTTCCAGGTTGTCTGTGGCCCTCTCTGTTCATCAAATCCTCTGACGACGGTTGAGTGGTATCTGGTGTTCACGTCATTGTGCATTGTCCTGTCTCAGCTCCCCAATCTTAATTCAATTGCAGGGCTCTCTCTTGTAGGAGCCATCACAGCCATCACTTACTCCACTATGGTGTGGGTGCTCTCTGTTAGCCAACAAAGGCCACCCACAATCTCTTATGAACCTCTCTCACTGCCATCCTCTTCTGCAGCTCTCTTCTCAGTCATGAATGCACTTGGAATCGTAGCCTTCGCATTCAGAGGCCATAATTTAGTTTTAGAGATCCAG GCAACAATGCCATCAACATTCAAAAATCCAGCTCATGTGCCCATGTGGAGAGGAGCCAAGGTTGCTTTTTTCTTCATTGCCATGTGCCTTTTCCCTGTTGCCATTGGAGGCTTTTGGGCTTACGGAAACCTT ATGCCTTCAGGAGGGATTCTGAATGCACTTTATGCATTTCACAGTCACAGCATTCCAAGGGGACTCCTTGCCCTCACTTTTCTTCTTGTGGTATTCAACTGTCTCAGCAGTTTCCAAATATATTCAATGCCGGCTTTCGACAGCTTTGAGGCTGGATATACTAGCCGTACGAATCGCCCTTGCTCGATCTGGGTTCGTTCTGGTTTTCGTGTTTTCTACGGATTTGTGTCCTTCTTCATAGGGGTGGCACTCCCATTCCTTTCAAGCCTTGCTGGACTGTTAGGAGGACTCACCCTTCCAGTTACATTTGCTTATCCTTGTTTCATGTGGGTTCTAATAAAAAGGCCTCCGAAATACAGCTTCAACTGGTACTTCAATTGGATCCTGGGTTGGTTGGGTGTTGCCTTCAGCCTGGCCTTCTCTATTGGTGGCATTTGGAGCATAGTGAACAATGGACTCAAGTTGAAGTTCTTCAAGCCCaattaa
- the LOC108470565 gene encoding lysine histidine transporter-like 8 isoform X2, with translation MHRHRQIWFYSFDQRFTYCKTTGNKYKGDPECSIISSFQFQVHSETQGFHFLHFQVMDERPETELISIPATPRVSTPEIQTPSGQRSPRPAGQKSSTAWTPTSFISPRFLSPIGTPMKKVLINMKGYLEEVGHLTKLNPQDAWLPITESRNGNAHYAAFHNLNAGVGFQALVLPVAFAFLGWSWGILSLTIAYCWQLYTLWILVQLHEAVPGKRYNRYVELAQAAFGERLGVWLALFPTVYLSAGTATALILIGGETMKLFFQVVCGPLCSSNPLTTVEWYLVFTSLCIVLSQLPNLNSIAGLSLVGAITAITYSTMVWVLSVSQQRPPTISYEPLSLPSSSAALFSVMNALGIVAFAFRGHNLVLEIQATMPSTFKNPAHVPMWRGAKVAFFFIAMCLFPVAIGGFWAYGNLMPSGGILNALYAFHSHSIPRGLLALTFLLVVFNCLSSFQIYSMPAFDSFEAGYTSRTNRPCSIWVRSGFRVFYGFVSFFIGVALPFLSSLAGLLGGLTLPVTFAYPCFMWVLIKRPPKYSFNWYFNWILGWLGVAFSLAFSIGGIWSIVNNGLKLKFFKPN, from the exons ATGCATCGCCACCGTCAAATTTGGTTCTATTCTTTTGATCAACG TTTCACGTACTGCAAAACCACTGGGAACAAATATAAAGGCGACCCAGAATGCTCCATTATTTCTTCTTTTCAGTTTCAGGTGCACAGTGAAACACAAGGCTTTCACTTTTTGCATTTTCAAGTGATGGATGAGCGGCCTGAGACAGAGTTGATATCCATTCCAGCAACGCCGCGAGTGTCAACACCGGAGATACAAACGCCGTCGGGGCAGAGGTCGCCGAGGCCAGCCGGGCAGAAGTCGTCGACAGCATGGACTCCAACGTCGTTTATATCTCCCAGGTTTTTGAGTCCGATAGGGACTCCAATGAAGAAGGTTTTGATCAATATGAAAGGTTACTTGGAAGAAGTGGGTCATCTCACTAAGCTTAACCCTCAAGATGCTTGGCTTCCCATCACTGAATCACGCAATGGGAACGCTCATTACGCCGCGTTCCATAACCTGAATGCTGGGGTTGGGTTCCAAGCTTTGGTCTTGCCTGTTGCTTTTGCTTTTCTAGGCTG GAGTTGGGGTATATTGTCGTTAACTATTGCCTACTGTTGGCAACTTTACACCTTATGGATTCTGGTTCAGTTGCATGAAGCTGTCCCAGGAAAGAGATACAATAGATATGTGGAGCTCGCACAAGCTGCTTTTG gAGAAAGATTAGGTGTTTGGCTTGCTCTCTTCCCTACAGTTTATTTATCAGCGGGAACTGCGACAGCTTTGATTCTCATAGGAGGGGAGACCATGAAACTGTTCTTCCAGGTTGTCTGTGGCCCTCTCTGTTCATCAAATCCTCTGACGACGGTTGAGTGGTATCTGGTGTTCACGTCATTGTGCATTGTCCTGTCTCAGCTCCCCAATCTTAATTCAATTGCAGGGCTCTCTCTTGTAGGAGCCATCACAGCCATCACTTACTCCACTATGGTGTGGGTGCTCTCTGTTAGCCAACAAAGGCCACCCACAATCTCTTATGAACCTCTCTCACTGCCATCCTCTTCTGCAGCTCTCTTCTCAGTCATGAATGCACTTGGAATCGTAGCCTTCGCATTCAGAGGCCATAATTTAGTTTTAGAGATCCAG GCAACAATGCCATCAACATTCAAAAATCCAGCTCATGTGCCCATGTGGAGAGGAGCCAAGGTTGCTTTTTTCTTCATTGCCATGTGCCTTTTCCCTGTTGCCATTGGAGGCTTTTGGGCTTACGGAAACCTT ATGCCTTCAGGAGGGATTCTGAATGCACTTTATGCATTTCACAGTCACAGCATTCCAAGGGGACTCCTTGCCCTCACTTTTCTTCTTGTGGTATTCAACTGTCTCAGCAGTTTCCAAATATATTCAATGCCGGCTTTCGACAGCTTTGAGGCTGGATATACTAGCCGTACGAATCGCCCTTGCTCGATCTGGGTTCGTTCTGGTTTTCGTGTTTTCTACGGATTTGTGTCCTTCTTCATAGGGGTGGCACTCCCATTCCTTTCAAGCCTTGCTGGACTGTTAGGAGGACTCACCCTTCCAGTTACATTTGCTTATCCTTGTTTCATGTGGGTTCTAATAAAAAGGCCTCCGAAATACAGCTTCAACTGGTACTTCAATTGGATCCTGGGTTGGTTGGGTGTTGCCTTCAGCCTGGCCTTCTCTATTGGTGGCATTTGGAGCATAGTGAACAATGGACTCAAGTTGAAGTTCTTCAAGCCCaattaa
- the LOC108471487 gene encoding ent-kaurene oxidase, chloroplastic-like yields MVSTIYGAVYSIRTGASTVVVLNSPPTAKEAMVTRFSSISTKNLSNALKTLTIDKSVVATSDYNEFHKMAKRFLLRNTLGSNAQRRHRHHRETMIENISSQFHVLLKEDPLRPVNFREIFESELYGLAMKQALGEDVQSIYVEELGTTLSRKEMYKILVIDMMAAIASSFAGIEISARIEMSIQQKLFKMMTVMNALIKEQIKRIDSVEEVNCYLSYLLSEAKTLTKEQITMLVWETIAESADTTLVTTEWAMYQLAKDPTRQDRLYDEMRKVCGCNKVKEENLSQLRYLDAVFHETLRKHSPTPLVPLRHVHEDTQIGGYYIPAGSKIAVNIYGCNMDKNHWGNPEEWNPERFMDEKYDPLDIYKTMAFGAGKRACAGSLQAIFLICVTIGRLVQEFEWRLNDGEEEKVDTVGLTSQKLHPLFAMLKPRE; encoded by the exons ATGGTTTCGACAATATATGGAGCAGTTTATTCAATCAGGACCGGGGCTTCTACTGTGGTTGTGCTCAATTCTCCCCCGACCGCCAAAGAG GCCATGGTAACCAGGTTTTCGTCCATTTCAACAAAGAATCTATCAAACGCCTTGAAGACTCTAACCATTGATAAAAGCGTGGTTGCAACAAGTGACTACAACGAGTTTCACAAAATGGCCAAGCGATTTTTACTGAGAAATACTTTGGGTTCAAATGCTCAG AGACGACATCGACATCATAGAGAAACCATGATTGAAAACATATCAAGCCAATTTCATGTTTTGCTCAAGGAAGATCCTCTCCGCCCTGTTAACTTCAGGGAAATATTCGAGTCCGAACTTTATGGATTGGCAATGAAGCAG GCTTTGGGAGAAGATGTGCAATCAATTTATGTGGAGGAGCTTGGTACAACTTTATCAAGAAAAGAGATGTATAAAATCCTAGTCATTGACATGATGGCGG CTATAGCGTCATCATTTGCTGGAATCGAAATATCTGCGAGAATTGAAATGAGTATCCAACAAAAGCTTTTCAAGATGATGACAGTCATGAATGCCCTTATCAAGGAACAGATTAAACGAATCGATTCGGTGGAG GAAGTGAATTGTTATCTAAGTTACTTGTTATCTGAAGCAAAGACACTTACAAAGGAGCAAATAACAATGTTGGTTTGGGAGACAATCGCTGAATCAGCAGATACTACTTTGGTCACAACAGAGTGGGCCATGTATCAGCTTGCTAAAGATCCAACCCGACAG GATCGTCTGTATGATgaaatgagaaaggtttgtggttGTAACAAGGTTAAGGAAGAAAATTTATCCCAACTCCGATACTTGGATGCTGTTTTCCATGAAACCCTGAGGAAGCACAGTCCGACTCCATTGGTTCCTTTAAGACATGTTCATGAAGATACCCAAATAGGAGGGTATTATATACCAGCAGGAAGTAAG ATTGCTGTTAATATCTATGGCTGTAACATGGACAAGAATCACTGGGGCAACCCAGAAGAGTGGAATCCAGAGAGGTTTATGGATGAGAAATACGACCCTTTGGATATATACAAGACGATGGCCTTTGGAGCTGGAAAAAGGGCATGTGCAGGCTCTCTTCAGGCGATATTTCTGATTTGTGTAACGATTGGTAGGTTGGTGCAGGAATTTGAGTGGAGATTGAATGATGGAGAAGAAGAGAAAGTGGATACAGTCGGGTTGACATCTCAGAAGCTGCATCCACTGTTTGCAATGCTAAAACCTAGAGAATAA
- the LOC108472425 gene encoding dof zinc finger protein DOF3.4-like: MPADSGDRRQVAVPGTMASHPPPKLTEPLPCPRCDSTNTKFCYYNNYNLSQPRYFCKACRRYWTQGGTLRNVPVGGGTRKASKRSRCSSGSSPSVAVSSSSSLTHEAESAPVVNPAPVMPGLGIKPEMGLADVNLNETVDLPVNGGFTSFLNSQGEGYLTLGGYGFGAGSGFDGVWAYPGNGYLGGFSGGGGGGGSGGAVGGNNSGCNTWQATSDVEGGGGLSDGECFGWPGLAISAPGKGLK, encoded by the coding sequence ATGCCTGCTGATTCCGGCGATAGGCGTCAGGTTGCAGTTCCAGGAACTATGGCGTCCCACCCACCACCTAAGCTGACGGAGCCACTTCCATGCCCTAGGTGCGACTCCACCAACACCAAGTTCTGCTACTACAACAACTACAACCTCTCTCAGCCTCGCTACTTCTGCAAGGCATGCCGCCGTTACTGGACTCAAGGAGGAACTCTCCGTAACGTGCCGGTAGGTGGCGGGACCCGCAAGGCTTCCAAGCGCTCACGTTGTTCTTCTGGCTCTTCTCCTTCCGTTGCAGTTTCTTCTTCCTCGAGCTTGACGCATGAAGCTGAGTCCGCTCCTGTTGTTAACCCTGCCCCCGTTATGCCTGGACTCGGAATTAAACCTGAAATGGGTTTGGCCGACGTGAATTTGAATGAAACCGTGGACCTTCCTGTCAATGGAGGCTTCACTTCGTTCTTGAACTCGCAGGGAGAAGGGTACTTGACGCTTGGTGGATACGGATTTGGAGCTGGTTCAGGGTTTGATGGGGTTTGGGCTTATCCTGGAAATGGTTATCTTGGTGGCTTTAGtggtggaggtggtggtggtgggtCCGGTGGTGCCGTAGGTGGAAATAATTCGGGGTGTAACACATGGCAAGCAACAAGCGATGTTGAAGGTGGCGGAGGATTAAGTGATGGGGAATGCTTTGGTTGGCCAGGGCTTGCAATTTCTGCACCAGGGAAAGGTTTGAAGTGA